The following proteins come from a genomic window of Halictus rubicundus isolate RS-2024b chromosome 8, iyHalRubi1_principal, whole genome shotgun sequence:
- the East gene encoding enhanced adult sensory threshold isoform X2 encodes MASREKKPLAPSKAKQKANNESGLSSNEIKSRKGKTLSNLKQQQLARDILEAVATGSQLPPKLEASLPRKKVLRNLKRKQKLRVAKANLIKSKVPRKVANRNLCRLTSDVKKSVRTKRVKLSEESGAKTFDNNSKVLEQQISDIDFEGTGTETINRSAKNNLRTKKTKFVTKSSEEIENEDTQDKDTDSVAGSSTKNSPKFSRKGKGSDSPDSLTKTVKSTKFSGFKRSNIRDKDVCPKSTEADVKYTKGRKSNNSKDVDCGKVSNVDTKFSKSLLEAKSSIDLTIDEVIASMLSDSEIDSQQGVTEKIEGKVTRSKKMLVEDNIVPDIEIKKDPDREETKSISDGENLGTESIQNAIQLRKRSNTSIGQRSLRNGKLRQSDAGLSSDLDQKRRRTLNSDDPSNFEVMVDNVTDSNLDTESCFSESSGSDPHTVLVAAKDEHSLKQEALKNCDDSSQNGSETENNNNSDRVDRVSEIGPTLRSKTKAKSTEVDVKNDNIKAEYTRIAPKSTDAAQEDVKKVSNLDQVRKDNILAKFADKSKSRRSSLNIDMKKTVNSFYSTDKSDGNPKSQIDQMIENIKLTIAKSIESKIFGPEKGLGLSKNFEVPKIEEIVAPLSTESQKLGLEENTDEEKSAITKNEMKSDSSETNSVPKVADTAKEIEKLVMGDIEPAETHSQNIQESEADENNSVHNNNASESVQVTEKNSTENSSKTVEQSEQPNENSAAIEEPEKCTEQTEDQTTKTLDDAKKTVPVRKSPRISDKGSPECSETKKPSKVVANSKTVHNEESPHEESSKPVSEETALTEEPAKEVSESSKSSAESVPLESSSNDPEEAISQVQESKEDEVKSNEQPVESKPENPSTVPANTEEAETLESISKEVERLVAGDQPSNQQETDTTENVQDKEESSVENTAELSAPQTISSNDTQEAAANSIAEELEKTVEQEKPESTENAKETEASSVVQDTDNCHIPDSPNSSSDSKENTNTDSNDTSISVQDSIQDSVQDIKEEDAESDKCKEDNDVASSPSETVEKSTDKNPEHVESSTVTESPEEKTSNEKATEEQKSAGEEKKRVLRARDKAKKAEKGQTSSSRERNDNSKGKAEEDGTQKKQNDAEEDLAEEKTEAPANVEDPEENQNNGDLEANDLDSKARPRRSREPKKRKDDQSVSQKSKRPKREVRRSDQQNKEETLLDNEVATINENNRSFLNKYSSGAECAGNFRGFSEGGRGSLEKHKNTADSARSKSENDLVIAKEPSKESCEDRLSRNLSENHMTKQTENISMLDEECKPAKTPETSQKDSDETSTSGESSSSVNVAVKILETPEDKAKKESILRLLGLESLEKAAERLNHQKAKKEQYTGTLKTVIRVQKEKERDKRRSRSPLKMVLKQGRGDGEGDSPEFYTIQKEFGTSGLGDSSSGANRKFSTNHRHSCDEDNEDVAPKDRQSLVIPEKSSSFSIHPGRLCADVCCYCFGKFGSLDTPMHLAQMKSDERRKKILNIERHLTKDSCLCDACYRHVDRKANTSPTNMQTKPQKQHRQLMVSKCSARDCRDAARHHVKRRWLLKIKAGLQKQVDIDWESSQHTSMSFCVSHYSKIERFLTCALCKRRLARNYTHQLANAETDELNQLLGQQGVPVVLAAGTFVCKLCRYFTQLQLKYKDVENMNMSHRSFFKNYRKRILHYHDIEVLDNEEDELSSQNQSKDKEKRKKSKCPAQSKSGTTKSPDATVNSISEKSTPELAKVEGVISETDNETNRATKANSTNEVIVPGDVQYLGLESTVEKLKKRKLLEMHSYSTGSDATISCDSPNEVVEILAMDKEVTLTRLPKRPRTSNDITPVVQRLGANPSISVRTLFPGEEEMNLHANIEFANVREITPQGWEKCATMIQYDRDTKLLWQELQRPYGNQSSFLRHLILLEKYYRSGDLVLAPNASRNAINYSTSVQNRLISYEGPEKMDEPIMEPIASEYHNSRRLSGGYVLERDRLALPGTSTMKTATTTTASQQSAKGSPSRVLKLNSGVSIIKKPPPNLQRLNLPSTSNATNGNVKRKDGGQKASPASSGSGKVFQMSEPEFKRLQTLKKQKQMLTEKSMGSTGATGATAGTSSSSPPNLKSTQYQKAQQLAAHTQFQKHLRMQQEMLSRQSRGDFEPLICDVRSLANENSPTQNLLHNLNLPKSIQVTTKSSNQIPILPKIPKSLTVIPQTVTRPADK; translated from the exons ATGGCATCCAGGGAAAAGAAACCCTTAGCGCCTTCCAAAGCAAAACAGAAGGCGAATAATGAAAGCGGCTTGTCATCGAATGAGATTAAAAGCAGAAAGGGTAAGACTCTGTCAAATCTGAAGCAACAGCAACTGGCACGTGATATCTTGGAGGCTGTGGCGACTGGCAGTCAACTTCCTCCGAAATTAGAGGCTAGCCTGCCGCGTAAGAAGGTCCTGAGGAACCTGAAGCGCAAGCAGAAGCTGAGAGTAGCGAAAGCAAATCTCATCAAGTCCAAAGTTCCGAGGAAGGTGGCCAACAGAAATTTATGCAGATTAACATCCGACGTCAAGAAAAGTGTGCGAACGAAACGAGTGAAACTGTCGGAGGAGAGCGGTGCTAAGACATTTGATAACAATTCAAAAGTTTTAGAACAACAGATCAGTGACATAGATTTCGAGGGTACAGGGACGGAAACAATTAATAGAAGTGCCAAGAATAATCTCAGGACCAAAAAGACCAAATTTGTAACAAAAAGTAGCGAAGAAATAGAAAACGAGGATACTCAAGACAAAGACACGGATTCTGTTGCTGGATCCAGCACCAAGAACAGTCCGAAATTTAGCAGGAAAGGTAAAGGTTCGGACAGTCCGGATTCTTTGACGAAAACCGTCAAGTCGACAAAGTTCTCTGGATTCAAAAGAAGCAATATCAGGGACAAGGACGTTTGCCCTAAGAGCACGGAAGCAGACGTGAAGTATACAAAAGGAAGGAAGAGTAATAACAGCAAAGACGTCGATTGCGGTAAGGTATCGAACGTCGacacgaaattttcaaaatcccTCCTCGAGGCTAAAAGTTCCATAGATCTTACCATCGACGAGGTGATAGCTTCGATGTTGAGCGACTCGGAAATAGATAGTCAACAAGGGGTAACGGAGAAAATCGAAGGAAAAGTAACAAGAAGCAAGAAAATGCTGGTAGAGGACAACATAGTTCCTGACATTGAAATTAAGAAAGATCCAGACCGGGAGGAGACCAAAAGCATATCTGACGGGGAAAATTTAGGCACAGAATCGATCCAAAACGCGATCCAGTTACGGAAACGGTCGAACACGTCGATAGGTCAGAGAAGTTTAAGAAATGGTAAATTACGACAATCGGACGCCGGTCTGTCCTCCGATCTGGATCAAAAGAGACGTCGCACATTAAACTCGGACGACCCCAGCAATTTCGAAGTTATGGTAGACAACGTTACGGATAGCAATCTAGACACAGAGTCTTGCTTTTCAGAGTCTAGCGGCAGCGATCCTCATACGGTTCTCGTAGCAGCCAAAGATGAGCACTCTTTGAAGCAAGAAGCGCTGAAGAATTGCGACGACAGTTCCCAAAACGGATCTGAAACAGAGAACAATAATAACAGTGATCGAGTAGATAGAGTTAGCGAGATAGGACCCACTCTGCGCTCAAAAACTAAAGCCAAAAGTACAGAGGTCGACGTGAAAAATGACAATATTAAAGCGGAGTACACGAGAATAGCACCTAAGAGTACAGATGCAGCGCAGGAGGACGTAAAGAAAGTAAGCAATCTAGATCAAGTTAGGAAGGATAATATTTTAGCGAAGTTCGCGGATAAGTCCAAGAGTCGGAGGAGTAGTTTAAACATAGATATGAAGAAGACGGTCAACTCTTTTTATAGTACAGACAAATCGGACGGGAATCCGAAGTCCCAGATCGATCAGATGATAGAGAACATCAAGCTGACTATCGCGAAATCGATCGAAAGCAAGATCTTCGGGCCGGAGAAGGGTCTCGGGTTGAGCAAGAACTTCGAGGTGCCGAAGATCGAGGAGATCGTCGCGCCGTTGAGCACGGAGTCCCAGAAGCTCGGGCTCGAAGAGAACACGGACGAAGAGAAATCGGCTATCACGAAAAATGAGATGAAATCGGACAGTTCGGAAACGAACTCGGTACCAAAAGTGGCTGACACTGCCAAAGAAATTGAGAAACTAGTCATGGGTGATATCGAGCCAGCAGAAACTCATTCTCAAAATATCCAAGAAAGCGAGGCCGACGAGAACAACAGCGTGCACAACAACAATGCCTCCGAATCTGTGCAAGTCACGGAGAAGAACAGCACCGAGAACAGTTCGAAAACCGTGGAACAGTCTGAACAACCGAATGAGAATTCCGCCGCAATCGAGGAGCCTGAAAAGTGTACGGAACAAACGGAAGATCAAACGACGAAGACATTGGACGACGCCAAGAAAACGGTCCCCGTTAGGAAATCGCCGAGGATTAGCGACAAAGGTTCTCCGGAGTGTAGCGAGACTAAGAAGCCGAGCAAAGTAGTAGCAAACAGTAAAACTGTTCACAACGAAGAATCTCCGCACGAGGAATCGAGTAAACCCGTTTCCGAAGAGACTGCCCTGACGGAGGAGCCAGCGAAAGAGGTCTCCGAATCTTCTAAATCCTCCGCCGAGTCTGTTCCCCTCGAGTCTTCGAGCAACGATCCCGAAGAAGCAATCTCGCAGGTTCAAGAAAGCAAAGAGGATGAAGTTAAATCGAACGAGCAACCCGTTGAATCGAAACCCGAGAATCCGTCGACTGTTCCCGCGAACACGGAAGAAGCAGAAACATTGGAGAGTATTTCGAAAGAAGTGGAGAGACTGGTGGCAGGGGACCAGCCGAGCAATCAGCAGGAAACGGACACAACAGAGAACGTACAAGATAAAGAGGAGTCGAGTGTCGAAAACACGGCCGAGTTGTCCGCGCCTCAGACAATATCTAGCAACGACACGCAAGAGGCAGCTGCAAATAGCATAGCCGAAGAATTGGAGAAAACTGTCGAGCAAGAGAAACCGGAGTCAACGGAGAACGCCAAAGAAACTGAAGCTTCGAGCGTGGTGCAGGACACGGATAATTGTCACATACCAGACAGCCCTAACTCGAGTTCAGATTCGAAAGAGAACACGAATACAGACTCCAACGATACCTCTATTTCCGTTCAGGACTCCATTCAGGATTCCGTtcaggatattaaagaggaagATGCGGAGAGCGACAAATGTAAAGAGGACAACGATGTAGCTAGCAGTCCCAGCGAGACCGTAGAGAAGAGTACGGATAAGAATCCCGAACATGTTGAATCGTCGACGGTGACGGAGAGTCCGGAGGAGAAGACGAGCAACGAGAAAGCGACGGAAGAGCAAAAGTCTGCCGGCGAGGAGAAGAAGAGGGTGTTGAGAGCTCGGGATAAGGCGAAGAAGGCTGAGAAAGGGCAGACGTCGTCGAGTAGGGAGCGCAACGACAATTCCAAGGGAAAAGCTGAGGAGGACGGTACTCAGAAGAAACAGAACGACGCCGAGGAAGACTTGGCAGAGGAGAAGACGGAGGCTCCAGCCAACGTGGAGGATCCCGAAGAGAACCAGAACAATGGCGACCTGGAGGCGAACGACTTGGACTCGAAAGCTCGCCCTCGACGCAGCAGGGAGCCGAAGAAACGCAAAGACGACCAGTCGGTGTCCCAGAAGAGCAAGAGACCGAAGCGAGAGGTGCGGAGGTCCGACCAGCAGAACAAGGAGGAGACCCTGCTGGACAACGAGGTAGCCACGATCAACGAGAACAACCGGTCGTTTTTGAACAAGTACAGCAGCGGGGCGGAATGCGCCGGCAACTTCAGAGGATTCTCCGAGGGAGGCAGAGGAAGCTTGGAAAAGCACAAAAACACAGCGGACAGCGCGCGCAGCAAGTCGGAGAACGACTTGGTGATCGCTAAAGAGCCTAGCAAAGAGAGCTGCGAGGACAGACTGTCGAGGAACTTGTCCGAGAATCATATGACCAAACAAACCGAGAACATTAGCATGCTggacgaggagtgtaaaccGGCGAAGACGCCCGAGACCTCGCAGAAGGATTCGGACGAGACGTCCACGTCAGGCGAGTCGTCTAGCAGCGTGAACGTCGCTGTCAAGATCCTGGAGACGCCCGAGGACAAGGCCAAGAAGGAGTCTATCTTGAGATTGCTGGGCCTCGAATCTTTGGAGAAAGCCGCCGAGAGGTTGAACCATCAGAAGGCCAAAAAGGAACAGTACACCGGCACCTTGAAGACCGTGATCAGGGtgcagaaggagaaggagagggaCAAGAGACGGTCCAGGTCGCCGTTGAAGATGGTGTTGAAGCAGGGTCGTGGGGACGGCGAAGGCGATTCACCAGAGTTCTACACCATTCAAAAGGAG TTTGGAACCAGTGGTTTGGGCGATAGCAGCTCTGGTGCGAACCGAAAGTTCTCTACTAACCACAGACACTCTTGCG ACGAAGACAACGAGGACGTTGCACCGAAGGATCGTCAGTCTCTTGTGATTCCAGAGAAGTCCTCTTCGTTCTCCATTCACCCGGGTCGTCTCTGCGCGGACGTCTGTTGCTATTGTTTCGGGAAGTTCGGTTCCTTAGATACACCGATGCATCTGGCACAGATGAAGTCCGACGAAAGACGAAAGAAGATCCTGAACATCGAGCGACACCTTACCAAGGACTCTTGCTTGTGCGACGCTTGCTATCGTCATGTCGACAGAAAG GCGAACACGAGTCCAACGAACATGCAGACCAAACCGCAGAAACAACACCGACAGCTGATGGTGTCCAAGTGTTCGGCCCGCGACTGCAGGGATGCCGCGAGACATCACGTGAAACGCCGTTGGTTGCTGAAGATAAAAGCCGGTTTGCAAAAACAG GTGGATATCGATTGGGAGTCCAGTCAACACACCTCCATGTCGTTTTGCGTCAGTCATTACTCGAAGATAGAGCGATTCTTGACCTGTGCGCTCTGCAAACGTCGGCTGGCGAGAAACTACACCCATCAGCTGGCGAACGCGGAGACCGACGAGCTGAACCAACTACTGGGACAACAGGGCGTTCCTGTTGTGCTGGCCGCTGGTACCTTCGTTTGCAAGCTGTGCCGTTACTTCACGCAGCTCCAACTCAAATACAAGGACGTCGAGAACATGAACATGAGTCATCGGTCCTTCTTCAAGAATTATCGCAAGAG AATTCTACACTACCATGATATCGAGGTCCTGGACAATGAGGAGGACGAGTTGTCATCGCAGAACCAGTCCAAGGACAAGGAGAAGCGGAAGAAGAGCAAGTGCCCGGCGCAGTCGAAGAGCGGTACCACGAAATCCCCGGACGCTACGGTCAACTCCATCTCGGAGAAGTCGACGCCCGAGCTAGCCAAGGTCGAGGGTGTGATCTCGGAGACGGACAACGAGACTAATCGCGCGACGAAAGCGAATTCGACGAACGAGGTGATCGTGCCCGGGGACGTGCAGTACCTAGGCCTCGAGAGCACGGTGGAGAAGTTGAAGAAACGCAAGCTGCTCGAAATGCACTCGTACAGTACCGGGTCGGATGCGACGATATCTTGCGACAGCCCGAACGAGGTGGTGGAGATCCTCGCGATGGATAAAGAGGTGACCCTGACCAGATTGCCAAAGAGACCGAGGACAAGCAACGACATCACGCCGGTGGTGCAGCGGCTAGGCGCGAACCCGTCGATCAGCGTGCGTACCTTGTTCCCCGGTGAGGAGGAGATGAACCTCCACGCGAACATCGAGTTCGCGAACGTGCGGGAGATCACACCCCAGGGCTGGGAGAAGTGCGCCACAATGATACAGTATGACAGGGACACGAAGCTGCTCTGGCAAGAGCTACAGAGACCGTACGGGAACCAGAGCTCGTTCCTCAGACATTTGATACTTCTAGAGAAATATTACAGGTCTGGCGACCTGGTGCTGGCTCCGAACGCCTCGCGGAACGCGATCAATTACTCCACGTCCGTTCAGAACAGACTGATATCGTACGAGGGTCCGGAGAAGATGGACGAGCCGATCATGGAGCCGATTGCCTCCGAGTACCACAATTCTCGGCGTCTGAGCGGAGGTTACGTGCTCGAGAGGGACCGGCTGGCTCTGCCCGGCACCAGCACCATGAAGACTGCCACGACGACCACGGCCTCGCAGCAATCGGCGAAAGGCAGTCCCTCGCGCGTCCTCAAACTGAATTCCGGCGTGTCGATCATCAAAAAGCCGCCGCCGAATTTGCAACGATTGAACCTGCCGTCCACTAGCAACGCCACGAACGGCAACGTGAAACGAAAAGACGGCGGCCAAAAGGCGTCGCCGGCCTCGTCCGGCAGCGGCAAGGTGTTCCAGATGAGCGAGCCCGAGTTCAAGCGTCTGCAGACCTTGAAGAAGCAAAAGCAAATGCTGACGGAGAAGTCGATGGGTAGCACCGGGGCGACCGGCGCCACGGCCGGCACGAGTTCCTCCTCGCCACCAAACTTGAAGTCGACGCAGTACCAGAAGGCGCAACAGCTGGCCGCGCACACTCAGTTCCAGAAACATCTAAGGATGCAGCAGGAGATGCTTAGCCGGCAGAGCAGGGGCGACTTCGAGCCGTTGATCTGCGACGTACGCTCGTTGGCGAACGAGAACAGCCCTACTCAGAACCTGCTGCACAACCTGAACCTGCCAAAGTCGATACAGGTCACCACCAAATCGTCCAACCAGATCCCGATATTGCCGAAGATCCCGAAATCGCTGACGGTGATACCGCAGACCGTCACCAGACCCGCCGACAAATGA